The Mycolicibacterium smegmatis genome has a window encoding:
- a CDS encoding DUF4267 domain-containing protein, whose protein sequence is MTTAAYILSGLIAAAIIVVGARFLVAPRVAAAGYGVVPDLAQRSTGAYLSVKGVRDIASGLIVIVLMIAGATHLLGWVLLAATVIPLADTAIVLTNGGSKAAAWGVHFATAVVMVVTAVLLLVA, encoded by the coding sequence ATGACCACTGCCGCCTACATACTGTCCGGGCTCATCGCCGCAGCCATCATCGTCGTCGGAGCGCGGTTCCTCGTCGCGCCGCGAGTCGCGGCCGCCGGCTACGGCGTGGTCCCCGACCTCGCGCAGCGGTCCACCGGCGCCTACCTGAGCGTCAAGGGTGTCCGCGACATCGCCTCGGGCCTGATCGTCATCGTCCTCATGATCGCCGGGGCGACCCATCTGCTCGGCTGGGTGCTGTTGGCCGCCACGGTCATTCCGCTTGCCGACACCGCGATCGTGCTCACCAACGGCGGCTCGAAGGCCGCTGCGTGGGGTGTGCACTTCGCGACGGCGGTGGTCATGGTGGTGACGGCGGTGCTGTTGCTCGTGGCGTAG
- a CDS encoding NIPSNAP domain-containing protein, whose amino-acid sequence MFQLRIYTLRSPAALHQYATVHWARHVDTFATFGITTHGVWTDRDANRLVALIHYPADPDELTHRVMSSREFACDMDGFDVTEILDVQAIPLDPTACSPIH is encoded by the coding sequence ATGTTCCAGCTCAGGATCTACACGCTGCGCTCCCCTGCGGCGCTGCATCAGTACGCGACCGTGCACTGGGCGCGCCACGTCGACACGTTCGCCACGTTCGGGATCACCACACACGGCGTGTGGACCGATCGGGACGCGAACCGCCTGGTCGCTCTGATCCACTACCCCGCCGACCCCGACGAGCTGACCCACCGCGTCATGTCCAGCCGCGAATTCGCGTGTGACATGGACGGTTTCGACGTCACCGAGATTCTCGACGTCCAGGCCATCCCGCTGGACCCGACCGCCTGCTCTCCCATCCACTGA
- a CDS encoding DUF1772 domain-containing protein → MNLDLLIQASAVLAVLGTAVVYGTDVFCAAVLRPALASVDDGALVSVMGHVHRFGDHRMPVPGVIGIVASAACVALAAVTAHWAQVFAAVTALALLLVWLALYLRVSAPVNRQLTAAADAGMALSNGRALQEKWDHVIGARAVLQGVAVAALCVVLAV, encoded by the coding sequence ATGAACCTTGACCTGCTCATCCAGGCCTCCGCTGTACTGGCGGTGCTCGGCACCGCGGTGGTGTACGGCACCGATGTCTTCTGCGCGGCCGTGCTGCGCCCGGCGCTGGCGTCGGTCGACGACGGCGCATTGGTGAGCGTGATGGGGCACGTGCACCGGTTCGGTGACCACCGCATGCCCGTGCCCGGGGTGATCGGGATCGTGGCCTCGGCGGCGTGCGTGGCGTTGGCCGCGGTGACTGCGCACTGGGCGCAGGTGTTCGCGGCGGTGACCGCCCTGGCGCTGTTACTGGTCTGGCTTGCGCTCTACCTGCGGGTGAGCGCGCCGGTCAACCGGCAACTCACCGCCGCCGCCGATGCGGGCATGGCCTTGTCGAACGGCCGTGCGCTGCAGGAGAAGTGGGATCATGTCATCGGCGCCCGCGCGGTACTGCAAGGTGTGGCCGTGGCCGCGCTGTGCGTGGTGCTGGCGGTCTGA
- a CDS encoding TetR/AcrR family transcriptional regulator, which produces MSIEERRERERAARRELIISTARRLAEAEGWQAVTTRRLSAEIEYSQPVLYKHFAGMEELADAVALDGFGELAEAMRQARRGDDHPDHAVTRIAQAYLDFARANPAVYDAMFARTTNLRFAADDTPSPLTEAFAQLRDAVGRNEDADTLTEVLWAALHGLVMLGRTGRLRPDHETERLQLLVDRMSR; this is translated from the coding sequence ATGTCCATCGAAGAGCGTCGGGAGCGCGAGCGTGCTGCCCGCCGGGAGCTGATCATCTCCACGGCACGACGACTGGCCGAGGCGGAAGGTTGGCAGGCCGTGACGACGCGACGGCTGTCCGCCGAGATCGAGTACAGCCAGCCGGTGCTGTACAAGCACTTCGCCGGTATGGAGGAACTCGCCGATGCGGTGGCCCTCGACGGTTTCGGCGAGCTCGCCGAAGCGATGCGACAGGCCCGCAGAGGCGACGACCACCCGGACCATGCAGTCACCCGAATCGCGCAGGCCTATCTCGATTTCGCGCGCGCTAACCCGGCCGTCTACGACGCGATGTTCGCGCGCACGACAAATCTGCGCTTCGCCGCCGACGACACTCCGTCACCGCTCACCGAGGCCTTCGCGCAGTTGCGTGACGCCGTGGGCCGAAACGAAGACGCCGATACACTCACCGAGGTGCTGTGGGCCGCGCTGCACGGCCTGGTGATGCTCGGCCGGACTGGGCGGCTGCGGCCCGACCACGAAACCGAGCGTCTGCAACTGCTGGTCGATCGGATGTCCAGGTGA
- the ygiD gene encoding 4,5-DOPA dioxygenase extradiol: MPAAFVGHGSPLNAIESNRYTAAWKRFGQAVPRPRAILVVSAHWYINATAVTAMPHPRTIHDFYGFPRELFDVEYPAPGLPELAEEVSDLVHPTWVGADVDSWGIDHGTWSVLVHAFPDASIPVVQLAINANEPADYHLRLGAELAGLRERGVLVVASGNIVHNLRGMDPRLSDSGYDWAQRFDEAAAARLLDSPAEVATLDAHRDYALAVPTPDHFIPFLYFAGIASGSMDSVDTLVSGYTYGSLSMTAYTLGLSA; encoded by the coding sequence ATGCCCGCAGCGTTCGTCGGCCACGGCAGCCCGTTGAACGCCATCGAATCCAACCGCTACACCGCTGCGTGGAAGCGGTTCGGGCAGGCGGTGCCACGTCCGCGCGCGATCCTGGTGGTCAGCGCGCACTGGTACATCAACGCCACGGCCGTCACCGCGATGCCGCACCCGCGCACCATCCACGACTTCTACGGCTTCCCCCGAGAACTGTTCGACGTCGAATACCCTGCGCCCGGGCTCCCCGAGTTGGCCGAGGAAGTCAGCGATCTGGTTCACCCGACCTGGGTGGGTGCCGACGTCGACAGCTGGGGCATCGACCACGGCACCTGGTCGGTGCTGGTCCACGCGTTCCCCGACGCGTCGATTCCCGTCGTCCAATTGGCGATCAACGCCAACGAGCCCGCTGATTACCACCTGCGACTCGGGGCCGAGCTCGCCGGACTGCGTGAACGCGGCGTGCTCGTGGTCGCCAGCGGCAACATCGTCCACAACCTGCGCGGCATGGACCCGCGGCTGTCCGACTCCGGGTACGACTGGGCCCAGCGCTTCGACGAGGCGGCCGCGGCACGACTTCTCGACTCCCCCGCCGAGGTCGCGACGCTCGACGCGCACCGCGATTACGCGCTGGCCGTCCCCACTCCCGACCACTTCATCCCGTTCCTGTACTTCGCCGGAATCGCCTCGGGGAGTATGGATTCCGTCGACACGCTGGTCAGCGGGTACACCTACGGTTCGTTGTCGATGACGGCCTACACGCTGGGGCTGTCAGCGTAG
- a CDS encoding pyridoxamine 5'-phosphate oxidase family protein codes for MGKNERTKIVMSDEEIAEFVERSRTATMATVLPDGRPHLVAMWYAVVDGEIWFETKAKSQKAVNLRRDPTVTVLIEDGHTYDTLRGVSIDGTAEIVDDPETLLRVGISVWERYTGPYTEEMRPYVDQMMNNRIAVRVVPGRTRSWDHRKLGMPAMPLGGSTAQYLNS; via the coding sequence GTGGGTAAGAACGAGCGCACGAAGATCGTGATGTCCGACGAGGAGATCGCCGAATTCGTCGAGCGGAGTCGCACGGCGACCATGGCCACCGTATTGCCCGACGGCAGGCCGCATCTGGTGGCGATGTGGTACGCGGTGGTGGACGGCGAGATCTGGTTCGAGACCAAGGCCAAGTCCCAGAAGGCCGTCAACCTGCGTCGCGATCCGACGGTCACCGTCCTCATCGAGGACGGCCACACCTACGACACCCTGCGGGGCGTGTCGATCGACGGCACCGCCGAGATCGTGGACGACCCGGAAACGCTTCTGCGCGTGGGCATCAGCGTGTGGGAGCGGTACACCGGTCCTTACACCGAAGAGATGCGGCCCTACGTCGACCAGATGATGAACAACCGCATCGCGGTGCGCGTCGTCCCCGGCCGTACCCGCAGCTGGGATCACCGCAAGCTGGGTATGCCCGCGATGCCGTTGGGCGGCAGCACCGCGCAGTACCTGAACTCGTGA
- a CDS encoding pirin family protein, whose translation MSNTDVAPSEVTCGPSGFTGVLHAREVPLGGPRAIAVRRTLPQRDRTLIGAWCFADHYGPHDVRSGPGMDVPPHPHTGLQTVSWLFAGEIEHRDSGGVHAMVRPGELNLMTAGSGICHSEVSTKAASVLHGVQLWVALPDDARDTDRDFAHYAPTPRVIGSSTLRVFLGELGDSRSPVHTFTPLLGAQIDLAPGSELTLDVDATFEHGVLLDRGVVEVAGTPLAVADLAYQRPGCHELHLANTGTGPARVILLGGPPFDEELVMWWNFVGRSHDDIAAYRELWQEHDARFGAVSGYTGALSRLPAPPLPNGRLKPRPNPAG comes from the coding sequence ATGAGCAACACCGACGTCGCACCTTCCGAGGTCACCTGTGGGCCTTCGGGGTTCACCGGGGTCCTGCACGCGCGCGAGGTTCCGCTCGGCGGTCCCCGTGCGATCGCGGTACGACGGACGTTGCCACAGCGGGACCGGACCCTGATCGGTGCGTGGTGTTTCGCCGACCATTACGGCCCGCACGATGTGCGCAGCGGTCCGGGTATGGATGTGCCACCCCACCCCCACACCGGATTACAGACCGTCAGTTGGCTTTTCGCCGGCGAGATCGAGCATCGCGACAGCGGTGGCGTGCATGCGATGGTGCGTCCGGGCGAACTCAACCTCATGACCGCGGGCTCGGGCATCTGCCACTCCGAGGTGTCGACCAAGGCGGCCTCGGTCCTGCACGGCGTCCAGTTGTGGGTCGCGTTGCCCGATGACGCACGCGACACCGACCGCGACTTCGCGCACTACGCCCCGACCCCGCGGGTGATCGGCTCGTCGACTCTGCGGGTGTTCCTCGGTGAGCTGGGCGACTCCCGCTCGCCGGTGCACACATTCACACCGCTGCTCGGTGCGCAGATCGACCTTGCGCCCGGCTCCGAACTGACGCTCGATGTCGACGCGACGTTCGAACACGGCGTGCTCCTGGACCGCGGCGTGGTCGAGGTCGCGGGCACCCCGCTCGCGGTCGCCGATCTGGCCTATCAACGCCCCGGCTGTCACGAACTGCACCTCGCCAACACCGGGACGGGCCCGGCGCGGGTGATCCTGCTCGGCGGCCCGCCCTTCGACGAGGAACTCGTGATGTGGTGGAACTTCGTAGGCCGCAGCCACGACGACATCGCGGCCTACCGCGAGCTATGGCAGGAACACGACGCGCGTTTCGGCGCCGTGTCCGGTTACACCGGCGCGCTGTCGCGCCTTCCCGCCCCGCCCCTGCCCAACGGCAGGCTCAAACCGCGGCCCAACCCCGCCGGCTGA
- a CDS encoding DivIVA domain-containing protein: MSAMSRVVSADDVRTVEFAKPPIGKRGYDKKSVDDFLQLVARRLEGRGHLSADDVRHIAFPKPPVFQRGYSEDEVDALLDDVVATLER, from the coding sequence ATGAGCGCCATGAGCCGCGTCGTGAGCGCCGATGACGTCCGCACTGTCGAGTTCGCGAAGCCGCCGATCGGCAAGCGTGGCTACGACAAGAAGTCGGTCGACGACTTTCTGCAGCTCGTGGCGCGCCGGCTCGAGGGCCGCGGTCATCTGAGCGCCGACGACGTCCGCCATATCGCGTTCCCGAAGCCGCCGGTCTTCCAGCGGGGGTACAGCGAGGATGAGGTGGATGCGCTGCTCGACGACGTGGTGGCCACGCTCGAGCGCTGA
- a CDS encoding WhiB family transcriptional regulator, translating to MTALMTNGIPLGVCTSDPERWTSAPDAQAKVICRECPRRWLCAREACELPRAEGLWAGIMVPESGRGRTFALKQLRSLAERNGYPVRKTKLIFPDAA from the coding sequence ATGACTGCACTGATGACCAACGGAATTCCGCTCGGCGTGTGCACCAGCGACCCCGAGCGGTGGACGTCCGCCCCGGACGCGCAGGCAAAGGTCATCTGCCGCGAATGCCCGCGCCGCTGGCTCTGCGCCCGCGAGGCCTGCGAGCTTCCCCGGGCCGAGGGCCTGTGGGCCGGCATCATGGTCCCCGAGAGCGGCCGTGGCCGGACCTTCGCGCTCAAGCAGCTTCGTTCGCTGGCCGAGCGCAACGGCTACCCGGTCCGCAAGACCAAACTGATCTTCCCGGACGCCGCCTGA
- a CDS encoding helix-turn-helix domain-containing protein, translating to MTDAEFDLATGEFDVGLVRAGAAAAARRRELDISQRSLAADGIINAGALIAFEKGRSWPRERTRLKLEEVLRWPPGTIARLRQGGSVPTTSAPVAPPPPPEPAAAPAPVTSVPAADEVPLIAQAVLTAVHTLETTINAMPPESDPDFVPRVTAILGDLRQLEAVASRAARISMVTPPLIKALSAVRRQIDELTMRAANAPGATLGQRLYAARRQANLTVAETAQAAGVSEDAIARTEAEYPVDAAAVHAIEALIDSLR from the coding sequence ATGACCGACGCGGAGTTCGACCTCGCCACGGGTGAATTCGATGTCGGCCTCGTGCGCGCAGGCGCCGCGGCCGCGGCCCGGCGACGTGAACTCGACATCAGTCAGCGCAGTCTCGCCGCCGACGGCATCATCAACGCCGGGGCCCTCATCGCGTTCGAAAAAGGCCGGAGTTGGCCACGCGAGCGAACTCGCCTGAAGCTCGAAGAGGTGCTGCGCTGGCCGCCAGGAACCATCGCGCGGCTACGCCAGGGCGGCTCGGTGCCCACGACGTCCGCGCCCGTCGCCCCGCCCCCTCCCCCCGAACCCGCCGCGGCTCCCGCACCGGTCACCTCCGTCCCCGCGGCCGACGAGGTCCCGCTGATCGCGCAGGCAGTGCTCACGGCGGTCCACACGCTCGAGACGACGATCAACGCGATGCCGCCCGAGAGCGACCCGGACTTCGTGCCGCGCGTGACGGCGATCCTCGGTGATCTGCGCCAACTGGAGGCGGTCGCGTCACGCGCCGCCCGGATCAGCATGGTGACCCCGCCCCTGATCAAGGCGCTGAGCGCGGTGCGCCGCCAGATCGACGAGCTGACGATGCGCGCCGCCAACGCGCCGGGCGCGACGCTGGGCCAGCGGCTGTACGCCGCGCGACGTCAGGCGAACCTGACCGTCGCCGAAACCGCCCAGGCCGCAGGCGTTTCCGAGGATGCCATCGCCCGCACCGAGGCCGAGTACCCGGTGGACGCGGCGGCCGTGCACGCCATCGAGGCGCTCATCGACTCGCTGCGCTGA
- a CDS encoding MinD/ParA family ATP-binding protein: MADPDDTLRRELGWTGPEEDDFEPDTGPTRPTLRPEPPSIPGRPPVSPTPPNPVNPDAEDRVPADPDAERARTTFREPTQPSPPQQPSQPPPPPPPSALHPRPDPWEQRVPGWNAPQYGPPPGNQPWPQAGGFGGGPGQPPHVPPGPPQSYADRIRASDLVPPKRQPPSGGWRLLVYRATFGLVNPGPSAEELRQAELEAKIRGVLRGHYKIGVMGKGGVGKTTVSATIGSIFAHLRQDDRVVAIDADTSFGKLGSRVDPRAHGSYWELTSDKNLETFADVRSRVGNNSAGLFVLAGESTPARRRVLDAAIYREAVTRLDKHFSISVVDCSSTMDSPVTQEVLRDLDALIVVSSPWVDGAATAGQTLDWLSANGMTRLLQRTVVVLNDSDGHADKRTRSILLNQFAGQGQAVVEIPFDGHLRPGGVVDIQEMSPKVRRKFLEVAAALADHFPTSDDHTRERT; this comes from the coding sequence GTGGCCGACCCCGACGACACGCTACGTAGAGAGCTTGGCTGGACGGGGCCCGAGGAAGACGACTTCGAACCGGATACGGGCCCGACGCGGCCCACCCTCCGGCCCGAACCGCCGTCGATACCCGGTCGACCGCCGGTCTCCCCGACTCCGCCGAATCCGGTGAACCCGGACGCCGAGGACCGCGTCCCGGCCGATCCCGACGCCGAACGCGCACGCACCACGTTCCGCGAACCGACCCAGCCGTCACCACCACAACAACCCAGTCAGCCGCCGCCTCCGCCGCCGCCGTCGGCGCTGCACCCGCGGCCGGATCCCTGGGAGCAGCGAGTGCCGGGCTGGAACGCTCCCCAATACGGCCCACCGCCGGGTAACCAGCCGTGGCCGCAGGCCGGCGGATTCGGGGGTGGTCCCGGCCAGCCTCCGCACGTGCCGCCGGGCCCGCCGCAGTCCTACGCCGACCGCATCCGCGCGAGTGACCTGGTCCCGCCGAAACGGCAACCACCGTCAGGCGGATGGCGACTGCTGGTCTACCGCGCGACCTTCGGGCTGGTGAACCCCGGCCCGTCGGCCGAGGAGCTGCGCCAGGCCGAGCTGGAAGCCAAGATCAGAGGCGTGCTGCGCGGGCACTACAAGATCGGCGTGATGGGCAAGGGCGGGGTCGGCAAGACCACGGTGTCGGCCACGATCGGTTCGATCTTCGCCCATCTGCGCCAGGACGACCGCGTGGTCGCGATCGACGCCGACACGTCTTTCGGCAAGTTGGGCAGCCGGGTCGATCCGCGCGCACACGGCTCGTACTGGGAACTCACCTCCGACAAGAACCTCGAGACCTTCGCCGATGTGCGCAGCCGTGTGGGGAACAACTCTGCGGGCCTGTTCGTGCTGGCCGGCGAGTCGACCCCGGCGCGGCGCCGGGTTCTCGATGCCGCGATCTACCGCGAGGCCGTCACGCGCCTGGACAAGCACTTCTCGATCTCGGTGGTGGACTGCAGCTCCACCATGGATTCCCCGGTGACACAAGAGGTTCTGCGTGATCTCGATGCGCTGATCGTGGTGTCCTCGCCGTGGGTGGACGGCGCCGCGACGGCGGGCCAGACCCTGGACTGGCTCTCGGCGAACGGCATGACACGCCTGCTGCAGCGCACGGTGGTGGTGCTCAACGACTCCGACGGCCACGCCGACAAGCGCACGCGCTCGATCCTGCTCAACCAGTTCGCCGGGCAGGGTCAGGCGGTGGTGGAGATCCCGTTCGACGGGCACCTGCGGCCCGGTGGCGTGGTCGACATCCAGGAGATGTCACCGAAGGTGCGTCGCAAGTTCCTCGAGGTCGCGGCAGCGCTGGCCGACCACTTCCCTACGAGCGACGACCACACGCGCGAGCGGACCTGA